A window of the Nymphaea colorata isolate Beijing-Zhang1983 unplaced genomic scaffold, ASM883128v2 scaffold0153, whole genome shotgun sequence genome harbors these coding sequences:
- the LOC126409387 gene encoding photosystem I P700 chlorophyll a apoprotein A1: MIIRSPEPEVKILVDRDPIKTSFEEWARPGHFSRTIAKGPDTTTWIWNLHADAHDFDSHTNDLEEISRKVFSAHFGQLSIIFLWLSGMYFHGARFSNYEAWLSDPTHIGPSAQVVWPIVGQEILNGDVGGGFRGIQITSGFFQIWRASGITSELQLYCTAIGALIFAALMLFAGWFHYHKAAPKLAWFQDVESMLNHHLAGLLGLGSLSWAGHQVHVSLPINQFLNAGVDPKEIPLPHEFILNRDLLAQLYPSFAEGATPFFTLNWSKYAEFLTFRGGLDPVTGGLWLTDIAHHHLAIAILFLIAGHMYKTNWGIGHDLKDILEAHKGPFTGEGHKGLYEILTTSWHAQLALNLAMLGSLTIVVAHHMYSMPPYPYLATDYGTQLSLFTHHMWIGGFLIVGAAAHAAIFMVRDYDPTTRYNDLLDRVLRHRDAIISHLNWVCIFLGFHSFGLYIHNDTMSALGRPQDMFSDTAIQLQPIFAQWIQNTHALAPSATAPGATAGTSLTWGGGDLVAVGGKVALLPIPLGTADFLVHHIHAFTIHVTVLILLKGVLFARSSRLIPDKANLGFRFPCDGPGRGGTCQVSAWDHVFLGLFWMYNAISVVIFHFSWKMQSDVWGSISDQGVVTHITGGNFAQSSITINGWLRDFLWAQSSQVIQSYGSSLSAYGLFFLGAHFVWAFSLMFLFSGRGYWQELIESIVWAHNKLKVAPATQPRALSIIQGRAVGVTHYLLGGIATTWAFFLARIISVG, encoded by the coding sequence ATGATTATTCGTTCGCCGGAACCAGAAGTGAAGATTTTGGTGGATAGGGATCCCATAAAAACTTCATTCGAGGAATGGGCCAGACCCGGCCATTTCTCAAGGACAATAGCTAAGGGCCCTGATACTACCACTTGGATCTGGAACCTACATGCTGATGCTCACGATTTCGATAGCCATACCAATGATTTGGAGGAGATCTCCCGAAAAGTATTTAGTGCTCATTTCGGTCAACTATCCATCATCTTTCTTTGGTTGAGTGGCATGTATTTCCATGGAGCCCGTTTTTCCAATTATGAAGCGTGGCTGAGCGACCCTACTCACATCGGACCCAGTGCCCAGGTGGTTTGGCCGATAGTGGGTCAAGAAATATTGAATGGCGATGTAGGCGGAGGTTTCCGAGGAATACAAATAACCTCTGGATTTTTTCAGATTTGGCGAGCGTCGGGAATAACTAGTGAATTACAACTTTATTGTACTGCAATTGGAGCATTGATCTTTGCAGCGTTAATGCTTTTTGCCGGTTGGTTCCATTATCACAAAGCTGCTCCAAAATTGGCTTGGTTCCAAGATGTAGAATCCATGTTGAACCACCACTTAGCAGGGTTACTAGGACTTGGGTCTCTTTCTTGGGCAGGGCATCAAGTACATGTATCTTTACCTATTAACCAATTTCTGAACGCTGGGGTGGATCCTAAGGAAATACCACTTCCTCATGAATTTATCTTGAATCGGGATCTTTTGGCTCAACTTTATCCCAGTTTTGCAGAGGGAGCAACCCCGTTTTTCACCCTGAATTGGTCAAAATACGCGGAATTTCTTACTTTTCGTGGAGGGTTAGATCCAGTAACAGGAGGTCTATGGCTAACCGATATTGCACACCATCATTTGGCTATTGCAATTCTTTTCCTGATAGCTGGTCACATGTATAAGACCAACTGGGGCATTGGTCATGACCTGAAAGATATTTTAGAGGCTCATAAGGGTCCGTTTACAGGTGAGGGTCATAAGGGCCTCTATGAGATCCTAACAACGTCATGGCATGCTCAATTAGCTCTGAATTTAGCTATGTTAGGTTCTTTAACCATTGTAGTAGCCCACCATATGTACTCTATGCCCCCTTATCCATACCTAGCTACTGATTATGGTACACAACTTTCGTTGTTCACGCATCACATGTGGATCGGTGGATTTCTCATAGTTGGTGCTGCTGCACATGCAGCAATTTTTATGGTAAGAGACTATGATCCAACTACTCGATACAACGATCTATTAGATCGTGTCCTTAGGCACCGAGATGCAATCATATCACATCTTAACTGGGTGTGTATATTTCTAGGCTTTCACAGTTTTGGCTTGTATATTCATAATGATACTATGAGCGCTTTGGGGCGTCCCCAAGATATGTTTTCAGATACCGCTATACAATTACAACCTATCTTTGCTCAATGGATACAAAACACTCATGCTTTAGCACCTAGCGCAACAGCTCCTGGTGCAACAGCGGGCACCAGCTTGACTTGGGGGGGTGGTGATTTAGTAGCAGTAGGCGGCAAAGTAGCTTTGTTACCTATTCCACTGGGAACCGCAGATTTTTTGGTACATCACATTCATGCATTTACGATCCATGTAACTGTATTGATACTACTGAAAGGTGTTCTATTTGCCCGCAGTTCTCGTTTGATACCTGATAAAGCAAATCTTGGTTTTCGTTTCCCTTGTGACGGACCCGGAAGAGGGGGAACATGCCAAGTCTCCGCCTGGGATCATGTCTTCCTAGGTCTATTCTGGATGTACAATGCGATTTCGGTAGTAATTTTCCATTTCAGCTGGAAGATGCAGTCAGATGTTTGGGGTAGTATAAGTGATCAAGGGGTGGTAACTCATATCACGGGGGGAAACTTTGCACAGAGTTCCATTACAATTAATGGGTGGCTAAGAGATTTTTTATGGGCACAGTCCTCCCAAGTAATCCAGTCTTATGGCTCTTCATTATCCGCCTATGGTCTTTTCTTCTTAGGTGCTCATTTTGTCTGGGCCTTCAGTTTAATGTTTCTATTTAGCGGTCGTGGTTATTGGCAAGAACTCATTGAATCCATCGTCTGGGCTCATAACAAATTAAAAGTTGCTCCTGCTACTCAGCCTAGAGCCTTGAGCATTATACAAGGACGCGCTGTAGGA